The window CTCTGCATATGCCTTTCTTGAAGCATACCTTATTGTTTTGTCAAacttcctcgtcttcttcttctctctgtatcTCAGGACCCTAGCCTCCCTTTCCATTGGAGTAAGCTGCTGCACCATCTGAGTAGGAGGACCAGATAGTTGGTCTATCGTCTCTTTAGTTGTTCTTGGGTGTTGGACTGTTATGTCACTTGCTGTTGACTCTGGCACAACACTGATGTCCATTGATGAAACGGATGCCTAATGACAGAAACAAAGACAATTTCAATCCTCTGAGATAATGGGAGTAAAGAATCGTTGTATAGGGAAGCATACTTGTGATGAAACAACTGATTATTGTGAACTAAAGAGCTGGCATGGATATAAAAAATCTTACGCTATAGTTTAAGTCCTTTAAGGAGTTGTTGTAGTGAGCTCCTGAGGAGCAGCCATAGTTGATACCCAAGTGAAAGTTGTGTTGGCTTTGTTGCAGGTGGCTTGTTGATTCTTCAACTTGAAGTGGCACAACTCCATCTCCACCAAAGCTCCTCTGGTATTGACTGTACTGATGATCATCGAATTGGTTGTCCATGCTGGAGCTGTAATCCACAAGATCAAGATACTCAACACCAAACAAGAACCCATTGTTCTGAGTACCGCTGTTTTTGCCTGGATTAGGCAGTAACCAGGACGCCACCTCGATATCATCCTCATCGTTATCTGAATCAGTCTCGCTCGGGGCCATGGAGCTGCAAGAGTTTGCAGACAATGGGAGAATGGGAACACGTTGATGACGTCTAGCTAGTGGGTTTGCGGAATGAATCTCAGCATCACAGGCTGTGCAGAGAGACGCAGCGTCAGCTTTGCACAAGAACGCAGCCGGAGCAGACTCGCATGACTCGCAGACACGAACACGTTCATGGCGGGAAGCAACACGATTGGCTGCATGAACTCGAGCATCACAGGTATTGCACAAGTAGGCAGAGTCAGCTTCACAGTAGACAGTGCAGGCGGCTGAACGACATGTGTCACATGCTCGTGCCCAGTTACCACTCTCGTTATTCTCTTCTTTCAACATTATAGTaagttataaagtttttaagatTAGTGGCAAAAGGAGAGATTGTTTGTAATTTAGAAAAGAGGGAAGGCTACTACTATATCTGGTGGTGGTGAGAAGAGGGGTAAAGAGATAGAATCTTTGGAGATGGACACGTGGCGCAGAGTTAGTGGTTGTAAAAAGTGGTTGGATCATCTTGTGGCTGTCTGAGTTTTGAAGAAAGGTTTCATTTAATCATCGAAAAGTCTTCTTACGTCCTTtgcaaaggaaaacaaatctaCACCAAGTGTCTCCTATGCAAGTGTGTAAACAATCTCTTCCTATTGTAGCTTTCTCTGTAGTAGGACCCGTGAGAGCTGACATGGATAAGATTCCCAATCTCGTAACttttactgttttttctttttgagcaAAGATGTAAACTTTTCGAATCAAATTTGAAACATGTATTTATCATATATACTAGGTAAATGAGGCGTcgatcaaaaatatattagacCAAAAACTTTCAGAGGCATGAAAAGTAAAGAGATGAGAAAAAGCTGACAGTGGTGAATCTGTTGTGACCAATGAGAATATGACAAGTAAGCCTTTAGTGAAGAGATTAGGATGCTCATGAGCCACATGTTATGAAAGCCTCGTCACtgccttttttgttttgttttgttgtcttgaCATCAACTATATTGAcataataatgatatatatgtatctctTAATCATTGCTTAAATTTTCGGGGATATCTATGTTTTCTGTCGGCTATAGGATTTTAAAAACGCATTCCAACCCTGTATTTCAtcatgtataatataataaaaatgttctacagaaaaaaaaaaaaaaaaNNNNNNNNNNNNCttgtttgaattttgataataaataaaatcatgcataaattattattttccaagagaaagaaagaaagaaaaaacttggATGGGCTGTTACAAAAAGGGATATCCTATTCGTGGTAACTTATGGACTGGATCGTATattcaaataaagaaaagccCAGTGGGCTTGAAAGGGTTTCTGTGTTTCAGCACCGTTCCGTTCGATTTCGAGTTGACTGACATAATCCGAAATTTCAAATTCCCAATTTGAATCacacaaaagccaaaaaaaaaaaaaaaNNNNNNNNNNNNNNNNNNNNNNNNNNNNNNNNNNNNNNNNNNNNNNNNNNNNNNNNNNNNNNNNNNNNNNNNNNNNNNNNNNNNNNNNNNNNNNNNNNNNNNNNNNNNNNNNNNNNNNNNNNNNNNNNNNNNNNNNNNNNNNNNNNNNNNNNNNNNNNNNNNNNNNNNNNNNNNNNNNNNNNNNNNNNNNNNNNNNNNNNNNNNNNNNNNNNNNNNNNNNNNNNNNNNNNNNNNNNNNNNNNNNNNNNNNNNNNNNNNNNNNNNNNNNNNNNNNNNNNNNNNNNNNNNNNNNNNNNNNNNNNNNNNNNNNNNNNNNNNNNNNNNNNNNNNNNNNNNNNNNNNNNNNNNNNNNNNNNNNNNNNNNNNNNNNNNNNNNNNNNNNNNNNNNNNNNNNNNNNNNNNNNNNNNNNNNNNNNNNNNNNNNNNNNNNNNNNNNNNNNNNNNNNNNNNNNNNNNNNNNNNNNNNNNNNNNNNNNNNNNNNNNNNNNNNNNNNNNNNNNNNNNNNNNNNNNNNNNNNNNNNNNNNNNNNNNNNNNNNNNNNNNNNNNNNNNNNNNNNNNNNNNNNNNNNNNNNNNNNNNNNNNNNNNNNNNNNNNNNNNNNNNNNNNNNNNNNNNNNNNNNNNNNNNNNNNNNNNNNNNNNNNNNNNNNNNNNNNNNNNNNNNNNNNNNNNNNNNNNNNNNNNNNNNNNNNNNNNNNNNNNNNNNNNNNNNNNNNNNNNNNNNNNNNNNNNNNNNNNNNNNNNNNNNNNNNNNNNNNNNNNNNNNNNNNNNNNNNNNNNNNNNNNNAGGCCAAGGAGGAATAACAAGCATAACGCTGTttcggatccggatccggatcctATTGAGTCGGTTCAGGAGAAGCCAAAGCGAGCGCGTGGATCGTTGAAGCAAGAGGAAAATGAAGTACCCAAGAAAACTAGGGCTTCGAGAAAGAAAAATCTGGCAGATATCGTCGATAAAGAAGAGGAATTGGAGGTGGAAGTTGAGAAAAAGGTCAATTCTAGGGTTGGGAGGCCCCGGAAGAACGCAAAGGAAGAGTTTCCGGAGGAGAAAGAGGTCAACCCTAGGGTTGGGAGGCCTCGGAAGAACGCGAGTAGTGCAAAGGAAGAGTTTCCGGAGGAGAAAGAGGTCAACCCTAGGGTTGGGAGGCCTCGGAAGAACGCGAGTAGTGCAAAGGAAGAGTTTCCGGAGGAGAAAGAGGTCAACCCTAGGGTTGGGAGGCCCCGGAAGAACGCAAGTAGTGCAGTTACGAATGAAGAGCAAGtctcggaggaggaggaaaaagGCAACTCTGGGGTTCGTAAAGGTAGCAACAGTGAGAGTATCCAGCNTTCGTCGGAGAACTGGATAATCCAGGATCTAGGGTCTTCCAACGGCACCTTATTGAACTCGGAAAGTATCGACCCAGATACTCCCGTCAATCTTAGCCATGGCGACGAAATCAAGCTTGGTGAGTACACTTCCATTGTGGTGAACTTCGTGAGTGATGTTCAGACGCCGCAGGAGCATCAGCTTCCGCCCAGGCCAAGGAGGAATAACAAGCATAACGCTGTttcggatccggatccggatcctATTGAGTCGGTTCAGGAGAAGCCAAAGCGAGCGCGTGGATCGTTGAAGCAAGAGGAAAATGAAGTACCCAAGAAAACTAGGGCTTCGAGAAAGAAAAATCTGGCAGATATCGTCGATAAAGAAGAGGAATTGGAGGTGGAAGTTGAGAAAAAGGTCAATTCTAGGGTTGGGAGGCCCCGGAAGAACGCAAAGGAAGAGTTTCCGGAGGAGAAAGAGGTCAACCCTAGGGTTGGGAGGCCTCGGAAGAACGCGAGTAGTGCAAAGGAAGAGTTTCCGGAGGAGAAAGAGGTCAACCCTAGGGTTGGGAGGCCCCGGAAGAACGCAAGTAGTGCAGTTACGAATGAAGAGCAAGtctcggaggaggaggaaaaagGCAACTCTGGGGTTCGTAAAGGTAGCAACAGTGAGAGTATCCAGCAATTGGGTTTGAAATCGATCAAATTGGAAGTTGAAGATACCCCAAAGAGAGTAGAAATCTCAGAGGTAAAAAGCAGGAAGAGAGTGACAAGGAGCAAGCAGATTGAGAATGTAAAGACTGAGGACACTGTTTTAGAGGTTAATGATGAGAAGAGAGCTACAAGGGCTACCAGAAGCAAGAAGACTGAAATTGGTGGAGATTCCTTTCTGGAGTTGGAAATGGTCCTCGGCCTAGCCCGGAAAAGCCGTGCAAAGAGGAGGAAAATGGAGCAGGAGCCGTCCAAGAACGTTGTGGAGATGGAAACTAGAAATGATGATGCCGGAGAAGAGGTTTTGAAGAACTGTCATgttgaagaagataaggagaATGAAGCTCAGGGAGGTTGTAGTGAAAGAAGTGATGACAAATGTgataaagaagatgagagagaaggTGATGGATCTAAGAGGGTGGAGCAGGTGGAGACTGAGTTAAGCAAGAAGCGCACAATAGGAGAAGGTGACCTGAACTATACTGTTAGAGAAGATGGAAAGACTGAGAACTTGCAAGATATTGtagaagaaaatttgaataaagCTCAGGAAGGTTGCAGTGAAAGAAGTGATGACAAATGTGATAAAGAAGTCGTGAGAGAGGTTGATGGGTCTAAGAGGGTGGAGCAGGTAGAGATTGAGTTAAGGAAGAAGAGCACAGTAGGAGAAGATGACCTAAACTGTACTGTTAGAGAAGATAGAGAGACTGAGAACTTGCAAGATATTGTAGAAGAAAATGGAAATATATCTCAGGAAGGTTGCAGTGAAAGAAGTGATAAAAAACGTGATAAAGAAGATGAGAGGGAAGGTGATGGATCTAAGAGGGTAGAGCAGGTGGAGATTGAGTTAAGGAAGAAGAGCACCATAGGAGAAGATGACTTGAACTGTACCGTTAGAGAAGATGGAGAGACTGAGAACTTGCAAGAcactgaagaagaaaatggaaatgAAGCTCGGGAAGGTTGCAGTGAAAGAAGTGATAAAGAAGATGAGAGGGAAGGTGATGGATCTAAGAGGGTAGAGCAGGTGGAGACCGAGCTAAGGAAGAAGTACACCATAGGAGAAGATGACCTGAACTGTACTGTTAGAGAAGATGCAGACACAGAAAACTTACAACAAATTGAAGAAGAACGTTGTGACGAGGAAAGAGAGTGTACGGTTGAGGACGCTGGAATTGCGACATTAGATGATGATTGTGAAGAGGAAAAGGTTGAGCAGGGATCAAGCAATAGGGATGTAGAGAGGGTAGAAGTAGATTTAGGGAAAATGACACTAAGAAATTGGTTTGATTCCATGGAAGCTCAACTGCCAAAGCAGACATTTGAAGAGACAGAAAAGATGATCGAGCCCATGAGAAGTAAGACTTTGAGAGTTTACAAGCATATTGCAGAGCAAAGGGCAAAGGGCGTGTAAGTTGATTTGATCATTCCTTACAACATCCCATTTTGCTAAGCTTCATGATATGTTTTAGGATATGTTCTAACTTATACCTGAGAATACTTTGATCTCATTGTTAAGTTGCTACTGGCTTATAATGTGATTTCTTCAGGTATGGTAGCAATCTTGTTAAGAAAAATTGAATGACAAAAGCTTCCTTGAAAGCATCTGTATCTATTACTCATTTTGTGCAATGTAGATCATGCTTTTGTGTGTTGTGACTGCTAGGAACCACTAGTTCTTGGAGTTTCTCCATTATTATGCGACTGTAATTGCCAATATCTTTGATTTGCAAGATAGAATGGCTGAATATGATATTCTGATCATCTGAGAGGTAGCTTCAGTTTGACGCTTTTGGATCAGTGGATCGATGTTAATTTTGTGGGACAACTCATGTGGCTTGCTTAAGCTCTATGCATTTACTGATGCAAAGAGAGactatatgtatatgtatatatatatatcaatcataTCAACATGTGAGAGTTGCTACAAatcgaagaaaaagaaaacacagaacaacaacaaacaagaagcTACAAGAAGAACCGTATGGAGATTTAGCTTTCCTGTTCAAAAGGGGCTGACCTTGCCAGCCAGTTTCAGCAATAACTCTGGAACCAGCCGTTTTCTCGGTGGTGCAAATGCATCGTTTTTCAGTGCGTCACTGTCATCAGCGTGTATCATAGAGACTATATGATCAAACAGCTCGTCTTTACCACCTCTCAGGGGATCCTAGCAATGCAAATTGCGATGATCCCATATTAGATAACAGGTATTTCAAACAACAACGAGCTGTGTAGTATATGGATCCGCTAATGCTAGTTTCTATTGCTTACCTGAAGAAATAGATCGGTATGAGTTTTACCCTTGTACATAATTAAGTCGGCTTTCACTTCAACAGCTTGTAGAGCGTCTGTAAAAGTTTTgcttcaaaaaaaagaaacttgtcttagattatGAAGATGGTTAAACCAACTGGCATATTTTGGATTCAATGTATAAGTAAGAGTGTAATCTAACCTTGCTTCAGCGGGGATAGAATTATCCTCAGATCCATGAAAGAGTATATTATGAGGCAAGAGAGAAGCGGCTTTTCGTACACTCGGATCTTTCAATCTTACTTCGGGAGAGAATTGTTCAAAGGACTCTTCTCCTTCCATTATGCTGCAAGTTGATGTAAAGAGAGAACCATAAGTAAAATTTTGGTGTAGAGCTAATATGCCTTTTGAATGTTCCAAGTTAGAAAGACATATGTCATTATATCACCTTAGGAAAATTGAACGGTACAGGCCCCGATTATGGAAGTGTTCAACCAAATTGAAGAGATTGTACCTGTACAAGTTTGCAAATAGTGAGCAGAT is drawn from Camelina sativa cultivar DH55 chromosome 1, Cs, whole genome shotgun sequence and contains these coding sequences:
- the LOC104758396 gene encoding zinc finger protein CONSTANS-LIKE 2-like — protein: MLKEENNESGNWARACDTCRSAACTVYCEADSAYLCNTCDARVHAANRVASRHERVRVCESCESAPAAFLCKADAASLCTACDAEIHSANPLARRHQRVPILPLSANSCSSMAPSETDSDNDEDDIEVASWLLPNPGKNSGTQNNGFLFGVEYLDLVDYSSSMDNQFDDHQYSQYQRSFGGDGVVPLQVEESTSHLQQSQHNFHLGINYGCSSGAHYNNSLKDLNYSASVSSMDISVVPESTASDITVQHPRTTKETIDQLSGPPTQMVQQLTPMEREARVLRYREKKKTRKFDKTIRYASRKAYAEIRPRIKGRFAKRIEIEADAEEIFSTSLMSETGYGIVPSF
- the LOC104703028 gene encoding ABC transporter F family member 4-like, whose protein sequence is MGCYKKGYPIRGNLWTGSPRRNNKHNAVSDPDPDPIESVQEKPKRARGSLKQEENEVPKKTRASRKKNLADIVDKEEELEVEVEKKVNSRVGRPRKNAKEEFPEEKEVNPRVGRPRKNASSAKEEFPEEKEVNPRVGRPRKNASSAKEEFPEEKEVNPRVGRPRKNASSAVTNEEQVSEEEEKGNSGVRKGSNSESIQXSSENWIIQDLGSSNGTLLNSESIDPDTPVNLSHGDEIKLGEYTSIVVNFVSDVQTPQEHQLPPRPRRNNKHNAVSDPDPDPIESVQEKPKRARGSLKQEENEVPKKTRASRKKNLADIVDKEEELEVEVEKKVNSRVGRPRKNAKEEFPEEKEVNPRVGRPRKNASSAKEEFPEEKEVNPRVGRPRKNASSAVTNEEQVSEEEEKGNSGVRKGSNSESIQQLGLKSIKLEVEDTPKRVEISEVKSRKRVTRSKQIENVKTEDTVLEVNDEKRATRATRSKKTEIGGDSFLELEMVLGLARKSRAKRRKMEQEPSKNVVEMETRNDDAGEEVLKNCHVEEDKENEAQGGCSERSDDKCDKEDEREGDGSKRVEQVETELSKKRTIGEGDLNYTVREDGKTENLQDIVEENLNKAQEGCSERSDDKCDKEVVREVDGSKRVEQVEIELRKKSTVGEDDLNCTVREDRETENLQDIVEENGNISQEGCSERSDKKRDKEDEREGDGSKRVEQVEIELRKKSTIGEDDLNCTVREDGETENLQDTEEENGNEAREGCSERSDKEDEREGDGSKRVEQVETELRKKYTIGEDDLNCTVREDADTENLQQIEEERCDEERECTVEDAGIATLDDDCEEEKVEQGSSNRDVERVEVDLGKMTLRNWFDSMEAQLPKQTFEETEKMIEPMRSKTLRVYKHIAEQRAKGV